In Streptomyces sp. NBC_01707, a genomic segment contains:
- a CDS encoding 2Fe-2S iron-sulfur cluster-binding protein produces the protein MALPRLRTVLLVTGAALLAKRALHRRIEKSPLWPLPALEEPVSGHSGRRSTTTRRLLITERTTPADGVVQLRLEGPDLPAWQPGVHLDLVLPSGLVRQYSLCGDPAAPDTYTVATRLVEDGRGGSREVHAQLHEGVEIEIRGPRNRFPLVTGAPAYVFVAGGIGITPILPMLRAVAASGADWRLLYGGRTRASMPFLDEIEKLGAEGNRITVVPEDESGHPDAAAALTDLAPGTTVYCCGPEPLTEAVTAALPADCALHLERFTAAATSPAGSGAFEVELRRTGRTVRVAAGQSVLAAVREELPYVSYSCEQGFCGTCQQRVLEGEIDHRDELLTDTERDDSMLICVSRCRGERLVLDL, from the coding sequence ATGGCCCTGCCCCGCCTGCGCACCGTCCTCCTCGTGACCGGCGCCGCGCTGCTCGCCAAGCGCGCCCTGCACCGCCGCATCGAGAAGTCCCCGCTGTGGCCGCTGCCGGCCCTGGAGGAACCGGTCTCGGGACACTCCGGCCGCCGCTCCACCACCACCCGCCGCCTGCTGATCACCGAGCGGACCACGCCCGCCGACGGCGTGGTCCAACTCCGCCTGGAGGGCCCGGACCTCCCCGCCTGGCAGCCCGGCGTCCACCTGGACCTGGTCCTCCCCTCGGGCCTGGTGCGTCAGTACTCGCTCTGTGGCGACCCGGCCGCGCCTGACACGTACACGGTCGCGACCCGCCTGGTCGAGGACGGCCGCGGCGGTTCGCGCGAAGTCCACGCCCAGCTGCACGAGGGCGTGGAGATCGAGATCCGCGGCCCCCGCAACCGCTTCCCGCTCGTCACCGGAGCCCCCGCGTACGTCTTCGTCGCGGGCGGCATCGGCATCACCCCGATCCTCCCGATGCTGCGGGCGGTTGCCGCCTCCGGTGCCGACTGGCGGTTGCTGTACGGAGGCCGTACACGCGCCTCGATGCCGTTCCTGGACGAGATCGAGAAGCTCGGCGCGGAAGGCAACCGCATCACGGTCGTACCGGAGGACGAATCCGGCCACCCGGACGCGGCGGCAGCCCTCACGGATCTGGCGCCCGGCACGACGGTCTACTGCTGCGGCCCGGAACCTCTGACGGAAGCGGTCACGGCCGCGCTTCCGGCGGACTGCGCCCTGCACCTGGAACGCTTCACGGCGGCTGCCACGTCACCGGCCGGCTCCGGTGCCTTCGAGGTGGAACTGCGCCGCACCGGCCGTACGGTCCGGGTCGCGGCCGGGCAGTCGGTCCTGGCCGCGGTCCGGGAAGAACTCCCGTATGTCTCGTACTCCTGCGAACAGGGCTTCTGCGGAACGTGCCAACAGCGCGTACTGGAGGGCGAGATAGACCACCGCGACGAACTCCTGACGGACACGGAACG
- a CDS encoding metal-dependent hydrolase gives MSNTQPAAVASERTELKARKVSFAWERTPLHWVPGDPFSTHTMNVLHLLLPAGERWFIHVYRQVLPYIQDEQLRRDVIGFIGQEAVHSQAHDDVLPHLKKLGLDPTPYTAQVDWFFEKLLGDRTLPPGRARRWWLMERVAIIAAIEHYTAFLGDWILNSEALDREGADPTMLDLLRWHGAEEVEHRSVAFEVFMHVDGGYRRRVRTWGLAFSALVFLWQRGVRFFMENDPSLLDGKASFKAFYDSGKRGTLPSTPALLRSIPRYLSHSYHPSQEGSTAQALDYLAHSPAALAAEARMTGTH, from the coding sequence ATGTCTAACACGCAGCCAGCGGCGGTCGCGTCGGAGCGAACCGAGCTGAAGGCCCGCAAGGTCTCGTTCGCCTGGGAGAGGACTCCCCTCCACTGGGTGCCGGGCGACCCCTTCAGCACGCACACGATGAATGTGCTCCATCTGCTGCTCCCGGCCGGGGAGCGCTGGTTCATCCATGTGTACCGACAGGTGCTTCCGTACATCCAGGACGAGCAGCTGCGACGCGACGTGATCGGGTTCATCGGCCAGGAGGCCGTGCACTCCCAGGCCCACGACGACGTGCTCCCCCACCTCAAGAAGCTGGGGCTCGACCCGACCCCGTACACCGCACAGGTCGACTGGTTCTTCGAGAAGCTGCTCGGCGACCGGACGCTCCCACCGGGGCGCGCCCGCAGGTGGTGGCTGATGGAGCGGGTGGCGATCATCGCGGCGATCGAGCACTACACGGCGTTTCTCGGCGACTGGATCCTGAACTCCGAGGCCCTGGACCGCGAGGGGGCCGACCCCACCATGCTGGACCTGCTGCGCTGGCACGGCGCGGAGGAGGTCGAACACCGCTCGGTGGCCTTCGAGGTCTTCATGCATGTCGACGGCGGCTACCGGCGCCGGGTGCGCACCTGGGGACTGGCCTTCTCCGCCCTGGTCTTCCTCTGGCAGCGCGGTGTCCGCTTCTTCATGGAGAACGACCCCAGCCTGCTGGACGGCAAGGCGTCGTTCAAGGCGTTCTACGACAGCGGCAAGCGCGGCACCCTGCCCTCCACGCCCGCCCTGCTGCGCTCCATCCCGCGCTATCTGAGCCACTCCTACCACCCCTCCCAGGAGGGCAGTACGGCGCAGGCCCTCGACTATCTCGCCCACTCGCCCGCGGCTCTGGCCGCCGAGGCCCGTATGACGGGAACCCACTGA
- a CDS encoding DUF1996 domain-containing protein encodes MGRTSRKRSTLANRAIVASAALILGGGGLIAVNVYASAGEGASGSPPDRTWNMGTQMSTIDCPDVGNELPDVPAEARWEVDRELAAMDTQITDAYQQFADRKDEISRDPNLAENAVLGPLKAKRTASIDRIATAVERNADRPQGLDGLAPCSLRADDNNQGGGGYGSGDSQGQDAGQGDDQGADQGQGGDQGADQGQGGDQGADQGQGQDGGQDGDDGQGQQGNGPEASDFVDIQSVQPNVDRPRQRRGASRGTFTTDCGRNENGKFNPDNVIVAPGVSNGAHHMHDYVGNQANDAFASDDDLANGDTSCRNQGDRSTYYWPVLRLQNGTAENDADADGGGKDQNVGEIQTPSQVTLKFVGNPTGKVRAMPRFLRIITGDAKAFTNGDANANASWSCTGFENRQLKDKYPICPDGSQVVRSFAFQSCWDGQNTDSANHRTHVAFAQDNGRCPNGFRAIPQLVQRIVYDVPPGPGFAVDSFPEQLHKPVTDHGDFINVFDDKLMKKVVSCINGGRKCR; translated from the coding sequence ATGGGACGCACATCACGCAAACGTTCGACGCTGGCCAACCGGGCGATTGTCGCCTCGGCCGCATTGATTCTGGGCGGAGGTGGCTTGATCGCTGTCAATGTCTACGCTTCGGCGGGAGAAGGCGCGTCCGGCTCACCACCCGACCGCACGTGGAATATGGGCACCCAGATGTCCACCATCGACTGCCCCGACGTGGGCAACGAACTTCCCGATGTGCCCGCCGAGGCGCGCTGGGAGGTCGACCGCGAACTGGCCGCGATGGATACCCAGATCACCGATGCCTACCAGCAATTCGCAGATCGGAAGGACGAGATCTCCCGTGATCCCAACCTTGCCGAGAATGCCGTACTCGGTCCGCTGAAGGCCAAGCGGACGGCGAGTATCGACCGTATCGCCACCGCCGTCGAGCGCAACGCGGACCGCCCGCAAGGACTGGACGGGCTGGCTCCGTGCAGTCTGCGCGCCGACGACAACAACCAGGGCGGCGGTGGCTACGGATCCGGCGACAGCCAGGGTCAGGACGCCGGCCAGGGCGATGATCAAGGTGCCGACCAGGGCCAGGGCGGCGATCAGGGTGCCGATCAGGGCCAAGGCGGCGATCAGGGTGCCGACCAGGGCCAGGGGCAGGACGGCGGCCAGGACGGCGACGACGGTCAGGGGCAGCAGGGCAACGGCCCCGAGGCCTCCGACTTCGTCGACATCCAGTCCGTGCAGCCGAATGTCGACAGACCACGCCAACGCCGCGGCGCCTCGCGCGGTACGTTCACCACCGACTGCGGGCGTAACGAGAACGGCAAATTCAACCCGGACAATGTCATCGTCGCACCCGGCGTGAGCAACGGCGCTCACCATATGCACGATTACGTCGGTAATCAGGCCAATGACGCCTTCGCCAGTGATGACGATCTGGCCAATGGCGATACCAGTTGCCGGAACCAGGGGGACAGGTCCACGTACTACTGGCCTGTCCTGCGTCTGCAGAACGGCACGGCGGAGAACGACGCGGACGCGGACGGCGGTGGCAAGGACCAGAACGTCGGAGAGATCCAGACTCCGTCCCAGGTCACGCTGAAATTCGTCGGCAATCCCACCGGGAAGGTCAGGGCGATGCCGCGCTTCCTGCGGATCATCACCGGAGACGCCAAGGCATTCACCAACGGCGACGCCAACGCCAATGCCTCATGGAGCTGCACCGGATTCGAGAACCGGCAGCTCAAGGACAAATACCCGATCTGCCCGGACGGCAGCCAGGTGGTCCGCTCGTTCGCATTCCAGAGCTGTTGGGACGGACAGAACACCGACTCCGCCAATCACCGCACCCATGTCGCCTTCGCCCAGGACAACGGGCGGTGCCCGAACGGCTTCAGAGCCATTCCGCAGCTGGTCCAGCGCATCGTGTACGACGTGCCGCCGGGCCCCGGCTTCGCCGTCGACTCCTTCCCGGAGCAACTGCACAAGCCCGTCACCGATCACGGTGACTTCATCAACGTCTTCGACGACAAGCTGATGAAGAAGGTGGTGAGCTGCATCAACGGCGGGCGCAAGTGCCGCTGA